One genomic window of Rhizomicrobium sp. includes the following:
- a CDS encoding family 16 glycosylhydrolase — translation MNLSKPLRSASRYLHILFSQFRSCLPRQRSITFSGTSDGQRAGVGPIIVINLDRQKGRWLDILRELDGITDAIRKPLSERVVRSSACDAQLDLSEFHANAEVGSVYTLADQLFVEPQPHAAPDTFDLTRPIKMSQAEIAVACSHIAIWRAIAKSNATYTLVLEDDVWFERGFGRVLDQAWREMEVADVGSPKFDILYVSYEEVRHGAPKELLSRTVFRPERGLWFLSGYVLSRNGAQKLLELLPSRGPIDLWINHKFHELEVRALRRSVVNQRRDLHSTNSYSILPALSRIGVLDNGDAALFHRRPTHTPVFVFGPPNSGLSSLAMALSMLGYRCCSDFDRIPKNEWDSLLAGRSNRVFNAYVNVGSLRSQIPLLIQRYPNAKYVLIDDAGCVDQDDCSALLTLEGADVLHLLRAQVGLWRPLCEHLKVAPPVAQYPIIRDLGQRRHQLAPSSERLAPARWLRHDSSPWIAKSRAGWTGIRESAFDGQEVSSSSREEFEDDFAEVRSSRWLLRNDTFSGNLGLFRPANVTPAPNGGLSLAVMQESLGVRNFSAAAITSRDSFLFGRFEITLRATNVPGLVTGFFLHRDSPRQEIDIEILGNQPDRLLVNVFYNPGTDGARFDYGYRGTPATIKLGFDASKALHKFAIEWSPCEIRWFVDGKPVHCRPTWGPTPIPHLPMALHVNTWPSRSRRLAGRLAIGALPDSALLRRIVVARYGVAD, via the coding sequence ATGAACCTCTCGAAACCGTTGCGCTCAGCATCGCGCTACCTTCATATCCTGTTCTCGCAATTCCGATCATGTCTTCCGCGGCAACGATCCATCACGTTCTCGGGGACGTCTGACGGTCAGCGCGCGGGCGTTGGTCCGATTATTGTCATCAACTTAGACAGGCAAAAGGGCCGTTGGCTTGATATACTGCGCGAACTTGATGGCATCACAGATGCTATCCGCAAGCCACTTTCGGAACGTGTTGTCCGAAGCTCGGCGTGTGACGCCCAACTCGATCTCTCTGAATTCCATGCCAACGCCGAGGTCGGCTCGGTTTACACCCTCGCCGATCAGCTGTTTGTGGAGCCGCAGCCTCATGCGGCCCCAGATACATTCGATCTGACGCGACCAATTAAGATGAGCCAGGCGGAGATCGCCGTCGCATGCTCGCACATCGCCATCTGGAGGGCGATCGCGAAGTCGAATGCTACATATACCCTCGTGCTTGAAGACGACGTCTGGTTCGAGCGCGGCTTTGGACGGGTTCTCGATCAGGCGTGGCGCGAGATGGAAGTCGCAGATGTAGGTAGCCCAAAGTTCGACATCTTATATGTTTCATACGAAGAGGTGCGCCACGGTGCACCAAAGGAACTACTTTCAAGAACTGTATTTCGACCTGAGCGCGGTCTTTGGTTTTTGTCTGGCTATGTTCTATCAAGAAACGGGGCTCAGAAGCTGCTCGAATTGCTTCCGAGCCGTGGCCCGATTGATCTCTGGATCAATCACAAGTTCCATGAACTGGAAGTTCGAGCGTTGCGGCGTTCGGTGGTCAACCAACGGCGCGATCTACACTCAACAAATTCATATTCGATCCTGCCGGCGCTGAGCCGAATTGGCGTTCTCGATAATGGCGACGCGGCACTGTTTCATCGACGGCCAACCCATACTCCGGTTTTCGTTTTCGGCCCTCCGAACTCCGGGCTGTCATCGTTGGCGATGGCGCTCTCTATGTTGGGTTATCGCTGTTGCAGTGATTTTGATCGTATTCCGAAAAACGAATGGGATAGCCTACTGGCAGGCCGCTCCAATCGCGTTTTCAATGCCTACGTAAATGTAGGCTCGCTTCGTTCACAAATACCGCTTCTTATCCAGCGCTATCCAAACGCTAAATACGTTCTCATCGACGATGCAGGTTGTGTTGATCAGGACGATTGCTCCGCTTTACTCACGTTGGAAGGAGCCGATGTGCTTCATCTGCTGCGCGCACAGGTGGGCCTTTGGCGACCACTTTGCGAGCATTTGAAGGTCGCGCCACCCGTTGCGCAGTACCCGATTATTCGGGATCTTGGACAGCGAAGACATCAGCTAGCGCCGTCTTCTGAGAGATTGGCTCCTGCAAGGTGGCTTCGGCACGACTCGTCGCCGTGGATCGCGAAGTCACGCGCAGGATGGACGGGAATTCGTGAGAGCGCATTCGATGGACAGGAAGTATCATCTTCTTCGCGGGAAGAGTTCGAAGACGATTTCGCTGAAGTTCGTTCCTCTCGATGGCTGCTGCGAAACGATACGTTTTCTGGAAACCTTGGGCTTTTTCGTCCAGCTAATGTGACACCGGCTCCTAATGGGGGCCTGTCACTTGCTGTCATGCAGGAATCGTTAGGCGTTCGGAATTTCAGCGCCGCCGCGATAACGAGCCGCGACAGCTTTCTATTCGGGCGTTTCGAGATAACGCTCCGAGCCACGAATGTTCCAGGCTTAGTTACCGGGTTCTTTCTTCACCGCGACTCGCCACGGCAGGAAATTGATATCGAAATACTAGGGAACCAGCCAGACCGGCTACTCGTAAACGTTTTCTATAACCCGGGCACTGATGGTGCGCGGTTCGACTACGGCTATCGGGGAACGCCGGCAACGATTAAGCTAGGATTTGACGCTTCAAAGGCATTACATAAATTCGCGATCGAATGGAGCCCCTGCGAGATCAGGTGGTTCGTCGACGGAAAACCGGTTCACTGTCGCCCCACTTGGGGGCCGACCCCAATTCCGCATTTGCCAATGGCGCTGCATGTAAATACGTGGCCATCCCGCTCGCGGCGGCTCGCCGGCCGGCTAGCTATAGGCGCACTACCGGATTCAGCGCTTCTGCGTCGGATTGTTGTCGCTAGATATGGCGTGGCGGACTGA
- a CDS encoding phosphatidylglycerol lysyltransferase domain-containing protein: MPRLEEGVLPPFPSAKALALEDRDAVERITRRFPPYSDFNFLNLYSWDAGERVRLSSLNGNLVIRFADYLTDEPFYMFLGPHRPDETAATLLAQAAAEGIEPRLRLIPEAVAKELDPARFEVRNSSDQDDYIVCLASIAACEGRAWHRQRTAIRHFEAAHGSARFEALDLGDDAVRADLLALCARWCDRRRHARDEAADYDRDALGRCLASFSRHLSAFGLYVGDELAAFSLTEDLGDGYAIHHFEKAAHWSYAGIVPFFDRGVARLLLARGFRYLNLEEDLGLLGLRQAKRARRPVSYLRKFEVVRARGPGTPPLA; encoded by the coding sequence TTGCCGCGCCTGGAGGAGGGCGTTCTCCCGCCATTCCCGAGCGCGAAGGCGCTCGCGCTCGAAGACCGGGACGCCGTGGAGCGCATCACCCGGCGTTTCCCGCCCTATTCGGATTTCAATTTCCTTAATCTCTATTCGTGGGACGCGGGCGAGCGCGTCAGGCTGTCGAGCCTCAATGGCAATCTCGTCATCAGGTTCGCCGACTACCTGACCGACGAGCCGTTCTACATGTTCCTCGGCCCGCATCGCCCCGATGAGACCGCCGCAACGCTTTTGGCGCAGGCCGCCGCCGAAGGCATCGAGCCGCGCCTGCGGCTCATCCCCGAAGCCGTGGCTAAGGAGCTCGATCCCGCGCGCTTCGAGGTCCGCAACAGTTCAGATCAGGACGACTACATCGTATGTCTCGCCTCTATCGCGGCCTGCGAGGGACGCGCGTGGCACCGGCAGCGCACCGCAATCCGGCATTTCGAGGCGGCGCACGGCTCCGCCCGGTTCGAGGCGCTCGACCTCGGCGACGATGCCGTGCGCGCCGACCTGCTCGCGCTATGCGCGCGCTGGTGCGACCGGCGGCGGCATGCGAGGGACGAGGCCGCGGACTATGACCGCGACGCGCTCGGCCGCTGCCTCGCAAGCTTCTCCCGGCACCTCTCGGCGTTCGGGCTCTACGTCGGGGACGAGCTCGCGGCGTTCTCGCTCACCGAGGACCTCGGCGACGGATACGCGATCCACCACTTCGAGAAGGCCGCGCATTGGAGCTACGCGGGCATCGTCCCGTTCTTCGATCGCGGCGTCGCGCGCCTCCTTCTTGCGCGCGGCTTCCGTTATCTCAATCTGGAGGAAGACTTAGGGCTCCTCGGGCTGCGGCAAGCCAAGCGCGCGCGCCGGCCCGTTTCGTATCTGCGAAAGTTCGAGGTCGTCCGGGCTCGCGGGCCGGGAACGCCGCCGCTCGCGTGA
- a CDS encoding TorF family putative porin → MQRAPFPFLAGLVLAVAMATPAGAGWLAATATVATDYRFRGVSQSDGHPVAQLTLEADLGGDLAAGAFVSPVDFDDGSTSFETDLYLMKGFSIGRTDLSLAAIYYAYPDHRLRAGESRYSAAEITLDASRSWGPATAHASLAWSPAYTSGKGEELYASAGLSLRLAREVVADANAGYQWTARIDRFTPASSGYEHWDAGLRADWNPFAADLRIFGTSLSGPACAATQGDARWCGTTVVLSVSYDLASLAR, encoded by the coding sequence ATGCAGCGCGCGCCGTTCCCGTTTCTCGCCGGCCTCGTCCTCGCCGTCGCCATGGCGACGCCCGCCGGCGCCGGCTGGCTCGCCGCGACGGCGACCGTCGCCACTGACTACCGGTTCCGCGGCGTCTCGCAGAGCGACGGTCATCCGGTGGCGCAGCTCACGCTCGAAGCCGACCTTGGCGGAGATCTCGCCGCCGGCGCGTTCGTTTCGCCCGTGGACTTCGACGACGGCAGCACCTCCTTCGAGACCGACCTCTACCTGATGAAGGGCTTTTCCATCGGCCGCACCGACCTCTCGCTCGCCGCCATCTACTACGCGTATCCCGACCATCGCCTGCGGGCCGGCGAAAGCCGGTACAGCGCGGCCGAGATCACGCTCGACGCAAGCCGAAGCTGGGGGCCGGCAACCGCTCATGCCTCGCTCGCATGGTCCCCCGCATATACAAGCGGCAAGGGAGAGGAGCTCTACGCAAGCGCCGGCCTCTCGCTCCGCCTCGCGCGAGAGGTCGTGGCGGACGCGAACGCCGGCTATCAGTGGACGGCGCGCATCGACCGCTTCACCCCCGCGAGCTCCGGCTACGAGCACTGGGACGCGGGCCTCCGGGCGGATTGGAATCCGTTTGCGGCGGACCTCCGCATCTTCGGAACGAGCCTCTCGGGGCCCGCATGCGCGGCGACACAGGGCGACGCGCGATGGTGCGGGACGACGGTTGTTCTTTCCGTTTCCTATGATCTGGCATCGCTCGCGCGGTAG